The stretch of DNA ACAAAAGCAAAAAGGAAGCACATGACAAAGCCATCAGAAAGTTCTAACAGCGGGCTTAGTGGAGAGAAACCCAGTTGTAGAAGCAAGCTCCGGTTTAGAATCCATTCACATTGCAAAAGTTTAATGAGCACATGACATAGTAAGAACCCGTTCGGCACTCGACCAGCTCCGCAAAATAGAAAGATCTGCGGAGTACCGATTCGTCCGCTCCGTAATTTTCAACTACGGTCCCGGCAGCTCCGTGAGCGGAGTCGAGGAGCAGAGGGCCTCCGAACAGGCCTTAAGATAACAAATACGCAAGACCTCTGCAGAACATTGACAGACTACTCTAGGTAGATCCTTTAAGTAGAAAAAATCCACGGAAAAACTGACTATGCAAACGATTCAGCCTGACGAAGCATTTCCCCAGCAACTGAGGGTGCCTAGAGGCTAGAGCTTGAGCACAAGGCCAATTGGACTGTGGTCGCTGGATGTCACGTCCGGGAGGATGTACGAATCATGAACCCTGTCGATGATGGATCCTGATGCAAGAAAGTAATCCAGCCGCCAACCTGTTCAGTGGATAACGACTTCAGCTTCCATTTTGACAGAAGATAAAAAGAAACAATCATTTTGTTCTGCTACTTTTTTTTAAAGTAAGAATCAGGTTTCTTGTTTTCGCAAATATACATGGGCTGTAACTCAAGTCTTTTGACCATTATTTTTTCTAGATAGATTACAAAACCTTAATTTTTCTATCATTTTGGGAAAGGTAGATACTTCAATTCTGGAAAATATATAAACCACTGATATAAGCTCTTTGCTTTCCTATTGTATTTCAATGTACAGAGAAATATCCCTCACTCGAGGATGATTGAATAGCTAGTTTCACAGATGCTAAGATTCTCAGGACATGCATGCAGTGATACCTTCTTGGTACCAGGGTAACAGAAATCAGAAAGCAAATGCAAGACTGCCTCGTTTATGTAATTAATTTATCCACCAAGATAGTGATGTACCTTTGTTGTTACGCCGCTGATTTTCACCCCAGAAGGTGTAACCCACAGCCTTGGGATGCTGCTTTCTGAAGGTATCAACGAAGCCTCTCATATCAAAGTTTATCTGGAATGATTCCCTCTCTTCTTCTGTGAAACCTGCATCTTCAGTTTTGGCCTGAAAAACAGTGTTGAATAAGGAGCTGCCCAGACTACATCAATGGACTATTGAAATAAAAAGGGAACTTGTGTAATGATAAGAGAATTTTGGAACAACCTAAACTGTTCCATGCTCATGAGATGCAAATGTAGTGCAAACAGCAACTCTAAACATTTTTTGTTGATTGTTATAACAATATTGGAATCTGAGTATTTTTTGTAGTCACTTTCAGTTTTAACTGAACCATCAATATTTACTGATTCTCCAGATCTCCCTATATGGATTAGTCATGGACTTAATTTAGAGCATTCACGTTCTCATCTGATTCTAAATCATGGCAAGTTGGAGATTATCAATGTTGCTCGGAAAATAATATGTTCAGAAAACCGATACACAGCCTGGACCATTTTTTCTACTTTCTGTAAGCTTCATGTGCAACCATACATGTTCGAAAAGAGTTATGTTCCATATCACAGAAAAAAGAAAGATAACGTGGAAAGTTTCATAATGAGGCAATTCTGCAACACATACATCTAGAGAGTTGAAGCTCAATAAAGGTATGATAGAGCAGCCAAATGCAGAAATATCAGTTCCAATACAGCAGTAAACTATAAACACATGCATCTAAAGAGTTGAAACTTGAAATTCTCATGGGTGGATAATGTGTGAAAACCATGAAAATTATCAAAGCCATCTGTATTCAATAGACTATTAATATTTACGAAGACAAGGGCAATGACAACACTATAATGTATAAGCACAAGGATAGAATTTTTTAGATGGCAACTTTCAGGGATGAAAGAGAACTTACTGGAGGATTGTGAATGTCAATACTCTGACGAGCACAGTTGAGATCACCACAAACAATTACTGGCTTGAAACTTTCCAGTTTCTACAGACACAAGGTTAACGTTAGTTTGCGTTGCAAAGCTACCTTTTCAAAGATCACAAAAGATGGAGATGGGGGTCAGAAGTTGTGGTAAAGTGCAGATAAGAACAACAATAATATCCCTCATGTGCACTTAGAACAATAGAATAACAAACATAGTGAATATGCAAAATATGATCAACAGATATAACAAAAAATGACACCAGAAAGCTAGCAAAGTGAACGCACTTCTACAAAGTCGGTGAAAGATGGATCCCAGCTATCAACCCTGTAAACCTGAAGATCAAATGAAAGAAAAAGGAAATTAGCAATGGCAGTAAAACATAAAGCAGAAATAATAATGGAATGGAAGATCAGTCATACCAGTCTACGTAAACCACGGCCAGAATTTGGGACATAAGCATTCACCAAGTAAAAGTTCTCAAACTCCAAAGTAATAACCCTGCCCTCCTGATCATGTTCAGCTATGCCAATTCCATATTGGACAGAGATTGGTTTTACCTGTGAGGGCAATGCAAGGCACAAGTCAAAACCAAATGATATGCTATGTCTATTAAGCATGCAGAGTGAAATGAGTCTTGAGCATTAACCGAAAAAAAATACCATACCCGTGAAATTACTCCAGTCCCTGAATAGTCAAGCCTCGCGACACTGCATGACCAATAATTATACTCATACCCTGGTAGCAGGTTCATGAAATCTTTAACATCACCCTCCTGTAAACAGAACAAAAACACATTCATCGCACTGGAATACCTGAAATCCACCATGTCAGGTGGCAAAACCTAGGACCTACAAAAAGATGAAGCTAGGGAGCGCTGTAAGGTGAAAATGAACTGGTGGAAACAAGAAAACTTGCCTTCAAATGTGTCTCTTGAAGACACAACACATCAAAATTCTCCCTCTGAGCCAATGCAGAAGAGAAACCTCCTGACTGTACAATATTTCTCAGCCCATTGACATTCCAGGATAGAATCTTCATTTGCTTGGTGTCGCCACTCAATGGTGGAGGCCTCATGGTCCTTGGATTGTACGCGACCCATCCTGGTAACTTCTTACTGTGGGAAAGTCGAGTCCAGGGCTCCTGCTTGCTCGTCATCTTTGCCTGATTCCAAAACCTGTGCATGCAGCCATCAGTACAACACAGGACGTCTGAACAATACAAGAACACCCGTATTTCTCTAAATTGTCATATGAAGACCAAAACAAATTCTATTTGCAAAGGTATGATTCTCTCAGAAGATGACCAGACTGGTAGTTTCCTGAAAGAGAACGGATTAGTAGTTATGCAAGAATGAAGGTGACATTTGATCATAGAAGCAACGTTTTATTTATAAAAGGTCAGGCTACAGTTGTGTGAAGAAGGATAATTCCATGAAGTAGATTTTCTGCCTTACAATAATCTGAACCAAAAGCACCTTTCAGAAAATAAAAGAACTAGTCCCCGGTAAATAAACTAAATGACAAAATATGACAACTAATCAGAAACATGATTTTCTACCTGGAGTACACCAAAAGTACTCAGCTGCATATTCAGTCCCAAATAAGAACAAGGCCTGATCAAAACTATGCATTAGGGGAGTTGCCTCCTTGGGCCGGAAATAAACCCTATGTGGAGTTTCCTCCTAAAATTGGTTCCCAAATCCCCGACCCAGAATTAGCACGATTCGACTGTCCACGTCGTTTTGTGTACGCAGGAAACCACTTGTATTTCAAAGCAAAATCAATTAAGCCTGGCTATAGGCATTCACGGACACAAATCCAGCACCATATACAGTCGAAAATAAACGAATCCAGCGCCAAGCTTCTCCTTGAAGAAGCCAGGGAAATTCCGCCGAGGAATACCCGACAAAAAAACCCGCAACAACATCACGAACACGCGCGCGGAGAGACGATCCCGATCCAATGTGCGCCTGATTCCGCGGTGGACAACCACCTCTACTTAAAAGCAAATCGACGAACACGACTACAAGCCAGCGGACGCGTTTATTTCACCCCAACCCCAAGCAAAATCCCGGGGAGAAATACACGAGGACGCGCTCGCTCgtgaggagagagaggggagggagggggcgggggaCGGGGGTGCATACAGTCGGCGAGAAGTGGCACGGAGCGCCGCCGTCCTGGCGAGGGTTAGCAGATGACGCCGCCGGGTTCGCAGGAGGAGGACGGGGGGAGAGAAGAGGGAGAAGACGATCCCTGGGTTTAACACCTTTCCTCCCCCTTTGGGCATGCTAAACTCACTTATATTGGACTTGGCGAGCGCCGACCCTGTGAGCTGTGAGTCGGTAACTTGGCTTTCCAGGGACGAAGTAAACTTCTCGCCTAAGCAATAATTATTTCAGAAAAAAAGGAACCGTGCGTACACGTGTCCCCAAGATCAACCGTCCGAAAAACAATTTTTACAGCATAAAGATTCGAAATCCTCTGTATGATGCGCTCGGGATTTAGAATTAATTTATCAGTCAGTCCAGTGAAGTTTGTATGCAAGCTCAGCTTTTTTCTTTTGAAAGAAAAATACACCCAAAGGTATGTTATTATTCCATAATTGCTATGAAAAACACTAGTCAATTCTATACATTGAAAAGACAATTAGACACAGAACGACCCGTAAAAAACATAAAATTATACATACTAAAGTTGCAACAAGTGGTATGGATCAGAGGTGCTAGTATTTTTCTTACTCCGTCTATATGTTGTCCCGTTAGAAATTAGAAATCACACTAAATCAACAATAAAGAAAAGGGACATGCAAACGTCCTT from Triticum urartu cultivar G1812 unplaced genomic scaffold, Tu2.1 TuUngrouped_contig_4655, whole genome shotgun sequence encodes:
- the LOC125528128 gene encoding DNA-(apurinic or apyrimidinic site) endonuclease, chloroplastic-like → MPKGGGKVLNPGIVFSLFSPPVLLLRTRRRHLLTLARTAALRATSRRLFWNQAKMTSKQEPWTRLSHSKKLPGWVAYNPRTMRPPPLSGDTKQMKILSWNVNGLRNIVQSGGFSSALAQRENFDVLCLQETHLKEGDVKDFMNLLPGYEYNYWSCSVARLDYSGTGVISRVKPISVQYGIGIAEHDQEGRVITLEFENFYLVNAYVPNSGRGLRRLVYRVDSWDPSFTDFVEKLESFKPVIVCGDLNCARQSIDIHNPPAKTEDAGFTEEERESFQINFDMRGFVDTFRKQHPKAVGYTFWGENQRRNNKGWRLDYFLASGSIIDRVHDSYILPDVTSSDHSPIGLVLKL